The following proteins come from a genomic window of Syngnathus acus chromosome 15, fSynAcu1.2, whole genome shotgun sequence:
- the ccar1 gene encoding cell division cycle and apoptosis regulator protein 1 isoform X1, with product MAQFGGQKNPPWATQFATTAVSQPGHTAHAAHAAHAAQSLDINLHSLGVQQPSLLGASPAVYSQQSALAAAASMGNQSAANYQLSQQTAALQQQAAAAAAAAAAALQQSQINSALQQYQQQQQQQQQQQQQQQQQQQPPPQQPPQQQLYSVPHQLPQPQPGLLSQPPVALPTSLSLSNPQQTAQITVSYPTPRSSHQQQPQKQRVFTGVVNKLHDTFGFVDEDVFFQLSAVKGKTPQVGDRVLVEAVYNANLPFKWNAQRIQTLPQLANQSQQQQPLPQASPQLGNLYNEPGIQLRYSDMHPAADGRQNSHPPPPNMMKAPPILQSLPPPTTFSVPPPAAAPSLLQAQLSAASLGPLLQNPPQPLLPQPPPKDVFPGGLLQPPVRLMQQPQPVRRIEPPPRFAPRNDRPPELILRSKEDRSRDRERERRRSRERSPVRKRSRERSPRRERSPRRPRRVVPRYTVQFSKFSLDTTSCDMMELRRRYQSLYIPSDFFGAAFTWVDGFPLTRPFQFSNVCNFHILHKEVDPFVKNTAVLDPPDANHTYSSKVMLLANPSLEELYHKSCALAEDSQEVRDSFQHPARLIKFLVGMRGKDEAMAIGGHWSPSLDGAEPEKDPSVLIKTAIRCCKALTGIDLSLCTQWYRFAEIRYHRPEETHKGRTVPAHVETVVLFLPDVWHCLPTRSEWEALSRRLREQLAEKLSAERKEADGEQEEEDKESHESKDVCIPTHWTKLDPKSMKVNDLRKELDCRALSSKGLKSQLIARLTKQLKVEEQLEESKEPEKPEIKPPEEEEPCRTEEDKEEEERKRQEELERQRRERRYILPDEPTILVHPNWAAKNGKFDCSVMSLSVLLDYRLEDNKETSFEVSLFAELFNEMLQRDFGYRIYKALAALPAKDEKKEKKVKKEAEKKEPEKREMKKEKDDDGDEPVAKKSREDDEAERRKGDDKVVKKEESRDEDENEDDGSPANADEYDPMEAEDADDDEDDDDKDDDDDRERRDRKDDRKSPKDKNLKDKQDKKMVTYNKDLLMAFVYFDQSHWGYLLEKDLEEILYTLGLHLSRAQIKKLLNKPVVRESCYYRKLTDKPNDEPDSSPTEAQTELLLGNRELLPAPKSCTLSETSESGNLIVYNGAMVDIGSLMQKLEKSEKAREEIENKLMVQDAKMEEDTKVKTQLEQENRSLSKELDETKSTLRQTEKTLKDAEELKSIYQEQFTKTCKTLTDTVKGLTAVMRKDQDGNDEGNVPLQINGAEEKSTS from the exons ATGGCCCAGTTCGGGGGACAGAAAAATCCGCCCTGGGCGACTCAGTTCGCCACCACAGCCGTGTCCCAGCCGGGCCACACGGCCCACGCGGCCCACGCGGCTCATGCGGCTCAGTCTCTTGACATCAATTTGCACT CTCTCGGCGTGCAGCAGCCTTCCCTCCTGGGCGCCTCTCCTGCCGTCTACTCCCAGCAGTCGGCCTTGGCTGCCGCCGCCTCAATGGGCAATCAATCTGCTGCCAATTATCAGTTGTCCCAGCAAACGGCTgccttgcagcagcaggcTGCCGCggccgctgctgccgccgccgccgcactgCAGCAG TCCCAGATCAATTCAGCCCTCCAGCAGtatcagcaacaacaacaacaacagcagcaacaacagcagcagcagcaacagcagcagcagcctcccCCACAACAGCCCCCGCAGCAACAATTGTATAGTGTGCCTCATCAG CTTCCACAGCCTCAACCGGGATTGCTATCACAG CCGCCAGTGGCTTTGCCCACCAGCTTGAGTCTGTCCAATCCCCAGCAGACGGCCCAGATCACCGTGTCGTACCCGACGCCGCGTTCCAGccaccagcagcagccgcagAAGCAGCGCGTCTTCACCGGCGTGGTCAACAAGCTGCACGACACGTTCGGATTCGTGGACGAAGACGTCTTCTTTCAGCTGAG CGCTGTAAAAGGCAAGACGCCGCAAGTGGGCGACAGGGTGCTGGTAGAGGCCGTGTACAACGCCAACCTGCCGTTCAAGTGGAATGCCCAGCGCATCCAGACTTTACCTCAGCTGGCAAACCAGTCG cagcagcagcagcctttACCTCAAGCTTCCCCACAGCTGGGCAACCTTTACAATGAGCCGGGGATTCAGCTGCGCTACTCTGACATGCACCCCGCAGCGGACGGCAGACAAAAT AGCCATCCTCCGCCTCCCAATATGATGAAGGCTCCCCCCATCCTTCAGTCACTACCTCCCCCAACCACGTTCAGTGTTCCGCCGCCGGCCGCTGCTCCTTCCTTGCTTCAGGCTCAGCTGTCCGCCGCCTCGCTCGGCCCTCTCCTCCAAAACCCGCCTCAGCCGCTGCTGCCGCAGCCGCCTCCCAAAG ATGTCTTTCCAGGGGGTCTCCTTCAGCCCCCAGTGAGACTCATGCAACAGCCGCAGCCCGTGAGACGGATTGAGCCGCCCCCTCGTTTTGCCCCTCGCAACGATCGCCCTCCTGAGCTCATCCTCCGTAGTAAAGAGGATCGCAG CAGAGACAGAGAGCGGGAGCGCAGGCGGTCGAGAGAGCGCTCGCCGGTACGCAAACGCTCCCGGGAGCGTTCCCCGAGACGAGAGCGCTCGCCGCGGCGTCCTCGCAGGGTGGTCCCTCGCTACACGGTTCAGTTTTCAAAGTTCAGTTTGGACAC TACCAGCTGTGATATGATGGAGCTGAGGCGGCGCTACCAGAGTCTGTATATTCCCAGCGACTTTTTTGGCGCAGCTTTCACCTGGGTGGACGGCTTCCCCCTGACGCGACCCTTTCAGTTCAGCAACGTGTGCAACTTCCACATATTACACAAGGAAGTGGATCCTTTTGTCAAGAATACAGCCGTGCTGGATCCTCCTGACGCCAACCACACGTACAGCTCGAAG GTGATGCTGCTAGCTAACCCCAGTTTAGAGGAGTTATATCACAAGTCATGTGCCCTAGCAGAAGATTCCCAGGAGGTCAGAGACTCATTCCAGCATCCCGCAAGACTCATCAAG TTTTTAGTGGGAATGAGAGGCAAAGACGAGGCCATGGCCATCGGTGGCCACTGGTCTCCCTCTTTGGACGGAGCCGAGCCAGAGAAGGATCCCTCGGTCCTCATAAAGACAGCTATACGCTGTTGCAAGGCACTCACAGGCATAGATCTTAGTCTGTGCACTCAGTG GTATCGTTTTGCAGAGATTCGCTATCACCGGCCGGAGGAGACCCACAAGGGGCGGACGGTCCCCGCTCATGTGGAGACAGTGGTTTTGTTTCTTCCGGATGTTTGGCATTGTCTTCCTACCCGCTCAGAGTGGGAGGCGCTGTCGCGGCGACTCCGGGAGCAGCTGGCTGAGAAGCTGTCGGCCGAGCGAAAGGAGGCGGATGGAGAACAG gaggaggaggacaaggaGAGTCACGAATCCAAGGACGTCTGCATCCCTACTCACTGGACCAAACTTGATCCGAAATCAATGAAG GTGAACGACCTGCGCAAGGAGCTTGACTGTCGCGCTCTGAGCTCCAAGGGCTTAAAGTCGCAGCTGATCGCCCGACTCACCAAGCAGCTGAAAgtggaggagcagctggaAGAGTCCAAGGAACCCGAGAAGCCGGAAATCAAACCACCCGAGGAAGAAGAGCCGTGTCGCACCGAGGAGGACAAAGAG gaggaggagaggaagaggcaaGAGGAGCTGGAGCGCCAGCGCCGGGAACGGCGCTACATCCTCCCCGATGAGCCCACCATCCTCGTTCACCCCAACTGGGCCGCCAAGAACGGCAAGTTTGACTGCAGTGTGATGTCCCTCAGTGTGCTGTTGGACTACAGGCTGGAGGATAACAAGGAGACTTCTTTTGAG GTTTCCCTCTTCGCCGAGCTCTTCAACGAGATGCTGCAGAGAGATTTCGGGTACCGCATCTACAAAGCGCTCGCTGCTCTCCCGGCCAAGGATgaaaagaaggagaagaaggtcAAGAAAGAAGCTGAGAAGAAAGAGCCCGAAAAACGGGAAATGAAGAAGGAGAAAGACGATGACGGCGACGAGCCAGTGGCGAAGAAATCGAGAGAGGACGACGAGGCAGAGAGGAGGAAG GGCGACGACAAGGTTGTGAAGAAGGAGGAGTCGCGTGATGAGGACGAGAACGAAGACGACGGCAGTCCGGCCAACGCAGACGAGTACGACCCAATGGAGGCCGAAGACgcagatgatgatgaggacgaTGACG ACaaggacgacgacgacgacaggGAGCGAAGAGATCGCAAGGATGATCGTAAATCGCCCAAAGACAAAAATTTAAAGGACAAG cagGACAAGAAGATGGTCACGTACAACAAGGACCTCCTAATGGCATTTGTTTACTTTGACCAAAGTCACTGGGGCTACCTGCTGGAGAAAGACTTGGAGGAAATCTTGTACACGCTTGGGCTGCACCTTTCACGTGCTCag ATCAAGAAACTGCTGAACAAGCCGGTAGTGAGAGAGTCGTGTTATTACCGCAAACTCACAGACAAGCCGAACGACGAGCCTGATTCCTCCCCGACTGAAGCACAAACGGAACTTCTCTTAG GCAACAGAGAGCTGCTTCCTGCTCCCAAATCGTGCACTCTGTCCGAAACCAGCGAGTCGGGTAATCTGATCGTTTACAACGGCGCCATGGTAGACATTGGCAGCCTGATGCAGAAGCTGGAGAAGAGCGAGAAGGCGCGAGAGGAGATTGAAAACAAGCTCATGGTGCAGGACGCCAAGATGG AGGAAGACACCAAGGTGAAAACACAACTGGAACAAGAGAACAGGTCCTTGTCAAAGGAGCTGGATGAGACTAAAAGCACTCTCAG
- the ccar1 gene encoding cell division cycle and apoptosis regulator protein 1 isoform X5 — MAQFGGQKNPPWATQFATTAVSQPGHTAHAAHAAHAAQSLDINLHSLGVQQPSLLGASPAVYSQQSALAAAASMGNQSAANYQLSQQTAALQQQAAAAAAAAAAALQQSQINSALQQYQQQQQQQQQQQQQQQQQQQPPPQQPPQQQLYSVPHQLPQPQPGLLSQPPVALPTSLSLSNPQQTAQITVSYPTPRSSHQQQPQKQRVFTGVVNKLHDTFGFVDEDVFFQLSAVKGKTPQVGDRVLVEAVYNANLPFKWNAQRIQTLPQLANQSQQPLPQASPQLGNLYNEPGIQLRYSDMHPAADGRQNSHPPPPNMMKAPPILQSLPPPTTFSVPPPAAAPSLLQAQLSAASLGPLLQNPPQPLLPQPPPKDVFPGGLLQPPVRLMQQPQPVRRIEPPPRFAPRNDRPPELILRSKEDRSRDRERERRRSRERSPVRKRSRERSPRRERSPRRPRRVVPRYTVQFSKFSLDTTSCDMMELRRRYQSLYIPSDFFGAAFTWVDGFPLTRPFQFSNVCNFHILHKEVDPFVKNTAVLDPPDANHTYSSKVMLLANPSLEELYHKSCALAEDSQEVRDSFQHPARLIKFLVGMRGKDEAMAIGGHWSPSLDGAEPEKDPSVLIKTAIRCCKALTGIDLSLCTQWYRFAEIRYHRPEETHKGRTVPAHVETVVLFLPDVWHCLPTRSEWEALSRRLREQLAEKLSAERKEADGEQEEEDKESHESKDVCIPTHWTKLDPKSMKVNDLRKELDCRALSSKGLKSQLIARLTKQLKVEEQLEESKEPEKPEIKPPEEEEPCRTEEDKEEEERKRQEELERQRRERRYILPDEPTILVHPNWAAKNGKFDCSVMSLSVLLDYRLEDNKETSFEVSLFAELFNEMLQRDFGYRIYKALAALPAKDEKKEKKVKKEAEKKEPEKREMKKEKDDDGDEPVAKKSREDDEAERRKGDDKVVKKEESRDEDENEDDGSPANADEYDPMEAEDADDDEDDDDKDDDDDRERRDRKDDRKSPKDKNLKDKQDKKMVTYNKDLLMAFVYFDQSHWGYLLEKDLEEILYTLGLHLSRAQIKKLLNKPVVRESCYYRKLTDKPNDEPDSSPTEAQTELLLGNRELLPAPKSCTLSETSESGNLIVYNGAMVDIGSLMQKLEKSEKAREEIENKLMVQDAKMEEDTKVKTQLEQENRSLSKELDETKSTLRQTEKTLKDAEELKSIYQEQFTKTCKTLTDTVKGLTAVMRKDQDGNDEGNVPLQINGAEEKSTS; from the exons ATGGCCCAGTTCGGGGGACAGAAAAATCCGCCCTGGGCGACTCAGTTCGCCACCACAGCCGTGTCCCAGCCGGGCCACACGGCCCACGCGGCCCACGCGGCTCATGCGGCTCAGTCTCTTGACATCAATTTGCACT CTCTCGGCGTGCAGCAGCCTTCCCTCCTGGGCGCCTCTCCTGCCGTCTACTCCCAGCAGTCGGCCTTGGCTGCCGCCGCCTCAATGGGCAATCAATCTGCTGCCAATTATCAGTTGTCCCAGCAAACGGCTgccttgcagcagcaggcTGCCGCggccgctgctgccgccgccgccgcactgCAGCAG TCCCAGATCAATTCAGCCCTCCAGCAGtatcagcaacaacaacaacaacagcagcaacaacagcagcagcagcaacagcagcagcagcctcccCCACAACAGCCCCCGCAGCAACAATTGTATAGTGTGCCTCATCAG CTTCCACAGCCTCAACCGGGATTGCTATCACAG CCGCCAGTGGCTTTGCCCACCAGCTTGAGTCTGTCCAATCCCCAGCAGACGGCCCAGATCACCGTGTCGTACCCGACGCCGCGTTCCAGccaccagcagcagccgcagAAGCAGCGCGTCTTCACCGGCGTGGTCAACAAGCTGCACGACACGTTCGGATTCGTGGACGAAGACGTCTTCTTTCAGCTGAG CGCTGTAAAAGGCAAGACGCCGCAAGTGGGCGACAGGGTGCTGGTAGAGGCCGTGTACAACGCCAACCTGCCGTTCAAGTGGAATGCCCAGCGCATCCAGACTTTACCTCAGCTGGCAAACCAGTCG cagcagcctttACCTCAAGCTTCCCCACAGCTGGGCAACCTTTACAATGAGCCGGGGATTCAGCTGCGCTACTCTGACATGCACCCCGCAGCGGACGGCAGACAAAAT AGCCATCCTCCGCCTCCCAATATGATGAAGGCTCCCCCCATCCTTCAGTCACTACCTCCCCCAACCACGTTCAGTGTTCCGCCGCCGGCCGCTGCTCCTTCCTTGCTTCAGGCTCAGCTGTCCGCCGCCTCGCTCGGCCCTCTCCTCCAAAACCCGCCTCAGCCGCTGCTGCCGCAGCCGCCTCCCAAAG ATGTCTTTCCAGGGGGTCTCCTTCAGCCCCCAGTGAGACTCATGCAACAGCCGCAGCCCGTGAGACGGATTGAGCCGCCCCCTCGTTTTGCCCCTCGCAACGATCGCCCTCCTGAGCTCATCCTCCGTAGTAAAGAGGATCGCAG CAGAGACAGAGAGCGGGAGCGCAGGCGGTCGAGAGAGCGCTCGCCGGTACGCAAACGCTCCCGGGAGCGTTCCCCGAGACGAGAGCGCTCGCCGCGGCGTCCTCGCAGGGTGGTCCCTCGCTACACGGTTCAGTTTTCAAAGTTCAGTTTGGACAC TACCAGCTGTGATATGATGGAGCTGAGGCGGCGCTACCAGAGTCTGTATATTCCCAGCGACTTTTTTGGCGCAGCTTTCACCTGGGTGGACGGCTTCCCCCTGACGCGACCCTTTCAGTTCAGCAACGTGTGCAACTTCCACATATTACACAAGGAAGTGGATCCTTTTGTCAAGAATACAGCCGTGCTGGATCCTCCTGACGCCAACCACACGTACAGCTCGAAG GTGATGCTGCTAGCTAACCCCAGTTTAGAGGAGTTATATCACAAGTCATGTGCCCTAGCAGAAGATTCCCAGGAGGTCAGAGACTCATTCCAGCATCCCGCAAGACTCATCAAG TTTTTAGTGGGAATGAGAGGCAAAGACGAGGCCATGGCCATCGGTGGCCACTGGTCTCCCTCTTTGGACGGAGCCGAGCCAGAGAAGGATCCCTCGGTCCTCATAAAGACAGCTATACGCTGTTGCAAGGCACTCACAGGCATAGATCTTAGTCTGTGCACTCAGTG GTATCGTTTTGCAGAGATTCGCTATCACCGGCCGGAGGAGACCCACAAGGGGCGGACGGTCCCCGCTCATGTGGAGACAGTGGTTTTGTTTCTTCCGGATGTTTGGCATTGTCTTCCTACCCGCTCAGAGTGGGAGGCGCTGTCGCGGCGACTCCGGGAGCAGCTGGCTGAGAAGCTGTCGGCCGAGCGAAAGGAGGCGGATGGAGAACAG gaggaggaggacaaggaGAGTCACGAATCCAAGGACGTCTGCATCCCTACTCACTGGACCAAACTTGATCCGAAATCAATGAAG GTGAACGACCTGCGCAAGGAGCTTGACTGTCGCGCTCTGAGCTCCAAGGGCTTAAAGTCGCAGCTGATCGCCCGACTCACCAAGCAGCTGAAAgtggaggagcagctggaAGAGTCCAAGGAACCCGAGAAGCCGGAAATCAAACCACCCGAGGAAGAAGAGCCGTGTCGCACCGAGGAGGACAAAGAG gaggaggagaggaagaggcaaGAGGAGCTGGAGCGCCAGCGCCGGGAACGGCGCTACATCCTCCCCGATGAGCCCACCATCCTCGTTCACCCCAACTGGGCCGCCAAGAACGGCAAGTTTGACTGCAGTGTGATGTCCCTCAGTGTGCTGTTGGACTACAGGCTGGAGGATAACAAGGAGACTTCTTTTGAG GTTTCCCTCTTCGCCGAGCTCTTCAACGAGATGCTGCAGAGAGATTTCGGGTACCGCATCTACAAAGCGCTCGCTGCTCTCCCGGCCAAGGATgaaaagaaggagaagaaggtcAAGAAAGAAGCTGAGAAGAAAGAGCCCGAAAAACGGGAAATGAAGAAGGAGAAAGACGATGACGGCGACGAGCCAGTGGCGAAGAAATCGAGAGAGGACGACGAGGCAGAGAGGAGGAAG GGCGACGACAAGGTTGTGAAGAAGGAGGAGTCGCGTGATGAGGACGAGAACGAAGACGACGGCAGTCCGGCCAACGCAGACGAGTACGACCCAATGGAGGCCGAAGACgcagatgatgatgaggacgaTGACG ACaaggacgacgacgacgacaggGAGCGAAGAGATCGCAAGGATGATCGTAAATCGCCCAAAGACAAAAATTTAAAGGACAAG cagGACAAGAAGATGGTCACGTACAACAAGGACCTCCTAATGGCATTTGTTTACTTTGACCAAAGTCACTGGGGCTACCTGCTGGAGAAAGACTTGGAGGAAATCTTGTACACGCTTGGGCTGCACCTTTCACGTGCTCag ATCAAGAAACTGCTGAACAAGCCGGTAGTGAGAGAGTCGTGTTATTACCGCAAACTCACAGACAAGCCGAACGACGAGCCTGATTCCTCCCCGACTGAAGCACAAACGGAACTTCTCTTAG GCAACAGAGAGCTGCTTCCTGCTCCCAAATCGTGCACTCTGTCCGAAACCAGCGAGTCGGGTAATCTGATCGTTTACAACGGCGCCATGGTAGACATTGGCAGCCTGATGCAGAAGCTGGAGAAGAGCGAGAAGGCGCGAGAGGAGATTGAAAACAAGCTCATGGTGCAGGACGCCAAGATGG AGGAAGACACCAAGGTGAAAACACAACTGGAACAAGAGAACAGGTCCTTGTCAAAGGAGCTGGATGAGACTAAAAGCACTCTCAG
- the ccar1 gene encoding cell division cycle and apoptosis regulator protein 1 isoform X2, which translates to MAQFGGQKNPPWATQFATTAVSQPGHTAHAAHAAHAAQSLDINLHSLGVQQPSLLGASPAVYSQQSALAAAASMGNQSAANYQLSQQTAALQQQAAAAAAAAAAALQQSQINSALQQYQQQQQQQQQQQQQQQQQQQPPPQQPPQQQLYSVPHQLPQPQPGLLSQPPVALPTSLSLSNPQQTAQITVSYPTPRSSHQQQPQKQRVFTGVVNKLHDTFGFVDEDVFFQLSAVKGKTPQVGDRVLVEAVYNANLPFKWNAQRIQTLPQLANQSQQQPLPQASPQLGNLYNEPGIQLRYSDMHPAADGRQNSHPPPPNMMKAPPILQSLPPPTTFSVPPPAAAPSLLQAQLSAASLGPLLQNPPQPLLPQPPPKDVFPGGLLQPPVRLMQQPQPVRRIEPPPRFAPRNDRPPELILRSKEDRSRDRERERRRSRERSPVRKRSRERSPRRERSPRRPRRVVPRYTVQFSKFSLDTTSCDMMELRRRYQSLYIPSDFFGAAFTWVDGFPLTRPFQFSNVCNFHILHKEVDPFVKNTAVLDPPDANHTYSSKVMLLANPSLEELYHKSCALAEDSQEVRDSFQHPARLIKFLVGMRGKDEAMAIGGHWSPSLDGAEPEKDPSVLIKTAIRCCKALTGIDLSLCTQWYRFAEIRYHRPEETHKGRTVPAHVETVVLFLPDVWHCLPTRSEWEALSRRLREQLAEKLSAERKEADGEQEEEDKESHESKDVCIPTHWTKLDPKSMKVNDLRKELDCRALSSKGLKSQLIARLTKQLKVEEQLEESKEPEKPEIKPPEEEEPCRTEEDKEEEERKRQEELERQRRERRYILPDEPTILVHPNWAAKNGKFDCSVMSLSVLLDYRLEDNKETSFEVSLFAELFNEMLQRDFGYRIYKALAALPAKDEKKEKKVKKEAEKKEPEKREMKKEKDDDGDEPVAKKSREDDEAERRKGDDKVVKKEESRDEDENEDDGSPANADEYDPMEAEDADDDEDDDDKDDDDDRERRDRKDDRKSPKDKNLKDKQDKKMVTYNKDLLMAFVYFDQSHWGYLLEKDLEEILYTLGLHLSRAQIKKLLNKPVVRESCYYRKLTDKPNDEPDSSPTEAQTELLLGNRELLPAPKSCTLSETSESGNLIVYNGAMVDIGSLMQKLEKSEKAREEIENKLMVQDAKMEEDTKVKTQLEQENRSLSKELDETKSTLRQTEKTLKDAEELKSIYQEQFTKTCKTLTDTVKGLTAVMRKDQDGNDEGNVPLQINGAEEKSTS; encoded by the exons ATGGCCCAGTTCGGGGGACAGAAAAATCCGCCCTGGGCGACTCAGTTCGCCACCACAGCCGTGTCCCAGCCGGGCCACACGGCCCACGCGGCCCACGCGGCTCATGCGGCTCAGTCTCTTGACATCAATTTGCACT CTCTCGGCGTGCAGCAGCCTTCCCTCCTGGGCGCCTCTCCTGCCGTCTACTCCCAGCAGTCGGCCTTGGCTGCCGCCGCCTCAATGGGCAATCAATCTGCTGCCAATTATCAGTTGTCCCAGCAAACGGCTgccttgcagcagcaggcTGCCGCggccgctgctgccgccgccgccgcactgCAGCAG TCCCAGATCAATTCAGCCCTCCAGCAGtatcagcaacaacaacaacaacagcagcaacaacagcagcagcagcaacagcagcagcagcctcccCCACAACAGCCCCCGCAGCAACAATTGTATAGTGTGCCTCATCAG CTTCCACAGCCTCAACCGGGATTGCTATCACAG CCGCCAGTGGCTTTGCCCACCAGCTTGAGTCTGTCCAATCCCCAGCAGACGGCCCAGATCACCGTGTCGTACCCGACGCCGCGTTCCAGccaccagcagcagccgcagAAGCAGCGCGTCTTCACCGGCGTGGTCAACAAGCTGCACGACACGTTCGGATTCGTGGACGAAGACGTCTTCTTTCAGCTGAG CGCTGTAAAAGGCAAGACGCCGCAAGTGGGCGACAGGGTGCTGGTAGAGGCCGTGTACAACGCCAACCTGCCGTTCAAGTGGAATGCCCAGCGCATCCAGACTTTACCTCAGCTGGCAAACCAGTCG cagcagcagcctttACCTCAAGCTTCCCCACAGCTGGGCAACCTTTACAATGAGCCGGGGATTCAGCTGCGCTACTCTGACATGCACCCCGCAGCGGACGGCAGACAAAAT AGCCATCCTCCGCCTCCCAATATGATGAAGGCTCCCCCCATCCTTCAGTCACTACCTCCCCCAACCACGTTCAGTGTTCCGCCGCCGGCCGCTGCTCCTTCCTTGCTTCAGGCTCAGCTGTCCGCCGCCTCGCTCGGCCCTCTCCTCCAAAACCCGCCTCAGCCGCTGCTGCCGCAGCCGCCTCCCAAAG ATGTCTTTCCAGGGGGTCTCCTTCAGCCCCCAGTGAGACTCATGCAACAGCCGCAGCCCGTGAGACGGATTGAGCCGCCCCCTCGTTTTGCCCCTCGCAACGATCGCCCTCCTGAGCTCATCCTCCGTAGTAAAGAGGATCGCAG CAGAGACAGAGAGCGGGAGCGCAGGCGGTCGAGAGAGCGCTCGCCGGTACGCAAACGCTCCCGGGAGCGTTCCCCGAGACGAGAGCGCTCGCCGCGGCGTCCTCGCAGGGTGGTCCCTCGCTACACGGTTCAGTTTTCAAAGTTCAGTTTGGACAC TACCAGCTGTGATATGATGGAGCTGAGGCGGCGCTACCAGAGTCTGTATATTCCCAGCGACTTTTTTGGCGCAGCTTTCACCTGGGTGGACGGCTTCCCCCTGACGCGACCCTTTCAGTTCAGCAACGTGTGCAACTTCCACATATTACACAAGGAAGTGGATCCTTTTGTCAAGAATACAGCCGTGCTGGATCCTCCTGACGCCAACCACACGTACAGCTCGAAG GTGATGCTGCTAGCTAACCCCAGTTTAGAGGAGTTATATCACAAGTCATGTGCCCTAGCAGAAGATTCCCAGGAGGTCAGAGACTCATTCCAGCATCCCGCAAGACTCATCAAG TTTTTAGTGGGAATGAGAGGCAAAGACGAGGCCATGGCCATCGGTGGCCACTGGTCTCCCTCTTTGGACGGAGCCGAGCCAGAGAAGGATCCCTCGGTCCTCATAAAGACAGCTATACGCTGTTGCAAGGCACTCACAGGCATAGATCTTAGTCTGTGCACTCAGTG GTATCGTTTTGCAGAGATTCGCTATCACCGGCCGGAGGAGACCCACAAGGGGCGGACGGTCCCCGCTCATGTGGAGACAGTGGTTTTGTTTCTTCCGGATGTTTGGCATTGTCTTCCTACCCGCTCAGAGTGGGAGGCGCTGTCGCGGCGACTCCGGGAGCAGCTGGCTGAGAAGCTGTCGGCCGAGCGAAAGGAGGCGGATGGAGAACAG gaggaggaggacaaggaGAGTCACGAATCCAAGGACGTCTGCATCCCTACTCACTGGACCAAACTTGATCCGAAATCAATGAAG GTGAACGACCTGCGCAAGGAGCTTGACTGTCGCGCTCTGAGCTCCAAGGGCTTAAAGTCGCAGCTGATCGCCCGACTCACCAAGCAGCTGAAAgtggaggagcagctggaAGAGTCCAAGGAACCCGAGAAGCCGGAAATCAAACCACCCGAGGAAGAAGAGCCGTGTCGCACCGAGGAGGACAAAGAG gaggaggagaggaagaggcaaGAGGAGCTGGAGCGCCAGCGCCGGGAACGGCGCTACATCCTCCCCGATGAGCCCACCATCCTCGTTCACCCCAACTGGGCCGCCAAGAACGGCAAGTTTGACTGCAGTGTGATGTCCCTCAGTGTGCTGTTGGACTACAGGCTGGAGGATAACAAGGAGACTTCTTTTGAG GTTTCCCTCTTCGCCGAGCTCTTCAACGAGATGCTGCAGAGAGATTTCGGGTACCGCATCTACAAAGCGCTCGCTGCTCTCCCGGCCAAGGATgaaaagaaggagaagaaggtcAAGAAAGAAGCTGAGAAGAAAGAGCCCGAAAAACGGGAAATGAAGAAGGAGAAAGACGATGACGGCGACGAGCCAGTGGCGAAGAAATCGAGAGAGGACGACGAGGCAGAGAGGAGGAAG GGCGACGACAAGGTTGTGAAGAAGGAGGAGTCGCGTGATGAGGACGAGAACGAAGACGACGGCAGTCCGGCCAACGCAGACGAGTACGACCCAATGGAGGCCGAAGACgcagatgatgatgaggacgaTGACG ACaaggacgacgacgacgacaggGAGCGAAGAGATCGCAAGGATGATCGTAAATCGCCCAAAGACAAAAATTTAAAGGACAAG cagGACAAGAAGATGGTCACGTACAACAAGGACCTCCTAATGGCATTTGTTTACTTTGACCAAAGTCACTGGGGCTACCTGCTGGAGAAAGACTTGGAGGAAATCTTGTACACGCTTGGGCTGCACCTTTCACGTGCTCag ATCAAGAAACTGCTGAACAAGCCGGTAGTGAGAGAGTCGTGTTATTACCGCAAACTCACAGACAAGCCGAACGACGAGCCTGATTCCTCCCCGACTGAAGCACAAACGGAACTTCTCTTAG GCAACAGAGAGCTGCTTCCTGCTCCCAAATCGTGCACTCTGTCCGAAACCAGCGAGTCGGGTAATCTGATCGTTTACAACGGCGCCATGGTAGACATTGGCAGCCTGATGCAGAAGCTGGAGAAGAGCGAGAAGGCGCGAGAGGAGATTGAAAACAAGCTCATGGTGCAGGACGCCAAGATGG AGGAAGACACCAAGGTGAAAACACAACTGGAACAAGAGAACAGGTCCTTGTCAAAGGAGCTGGATGAGACTAAAAGCACTCTCAG